The following are from one region of the Paenibacillus sp. JZ16 genome:
- a CDS encoding sialic acid O-acetyltransferase — protein MKIIVIGGKGTAVNIAEQIVDAHRSYGAKAEFLGYAFDDPAFGENINGHPILCKTRDLNAMYSHYSDIGFLYALYNPDKMRERVQLLKSYDIPREKFCNFIHPNSYISKSCKMGFGNVVLSHSSVQANVTLGDFNIINSNVVVEHDTNLESNNFIAASTCLGSFINVANGVFIGLNSTVRERVRIEDYAFVGMGSNVLNDIDAERIVFGNPAKEYKRSLK, from the coding sequence ATGAAAATAATAGTTATTGGAGGAAAAGGCACCGCGGTTAATATTGCGGAACAAATTGTAGATGCTCATCGGTCCTACGGAGCAAAAGCAGAATTTTTGGGTTATGCGTTTGATGATCCTGCCTTTGGTGAAAATATTAATGGCCATCCTATATTGTGTAAAACAAGAGATTTAAATGCTATGTATAGCCATTATTCAGATATTGGATTTCTATACGCTCTATATAATCCTGATAAAATGAGAGAGAGAGTTCAATTGCTGAAGAGTTATGATATTCCTCGTGAGAAGTTTTGTAATTTTATACATCCTAACTCTTATATTTCTAAAAGCTGCAAGATGGGCTTTGGAAATGTGGTGTTATCACATAGTTCTGTACAAGCCAATGTAACATTAGGAGATTTTAATATTATCAATTCGAATGTTGTAGTGGAACACGATACTAATTTAGAAAGTAACAACTTTATTGCTGCATCTACATGCTTAGGATCATTTATTAATGTGGCTAATGGTGTATTTATAGGGCTGAATTCGACAGTAAGGGAACGTGTTCGAATAGAAGATTATGCTTTTGTAGGGATGGGTTCTAATGTTCTTAATGATATTGATGCCGAAAGGATTGT